Genomic segment of Pseudomonadota bacterium:
GAGCCTCGGCGCGACCGCGGCCCTGCGGGTCGAGAGGTACGACTGGAAACGCATTGCGGAGATGCAGTTGGAGTACTATAAGAAAGTGATCGGTGGTCAGTTATCAGTGGTCAGTGATCTGTGAACACCCCCACAGGCCACAGACCACAGGTCACGAGTCACGAGTCACGAATGAAAAAGACCGCAATCACAGCAATAGGCTGGCTCGTCACGGCGGCGCTCGTCTGGGTGATGTTCACCCGCATAGACATGGGCTCGCTGTGGGCCGGGATCGCCCGCGCGGAGTGGCGTTATCTGGGCGCGGCGGCGGTCGTGAACATAGCCGTCATCCTGCTCAAAAGCCTGCGCTGGCAGCTCATGATGAGGCCCAGGAAGCGCGCGCGATACTCGGGCATCTTCAAGGCCACCATGATCGGGCTCGCGGCAAACAACGTGCTGCCCGTGCGCGGCGGCGACTGGCTCAAGATCTATCTCCTCGGCAAGTGGGAGGGCGCCAGCCGCGCCATGCTCGCCTCAATCACCGGGCTGGACAAGCTCTTCGAGGGGCTGGCGATCCTGATACTCTTCGGCCTGCTGTCGCTCCACTCCACGTTTCCTGAGTGGGTCCTCAAGGGCACCGTCATAGTCTCGATAGTCACGGCTGCATCGCTGCTCATCTGCATACTCCTCATGTTTCATCACAGGCGCGCATCCAGGGAGGAGGCCGACGTGGCGGGCAGGCTCTCGAGGCTCGCGGCCGGCCTGGGCTCCGGCATGCTGATGCTCGGGAGCTCCAGGCTGATCCTCGCGACCCTCGGGCTCTCGATCGCCATCTGCCTGCTGCAGATAGAGACGATCCGGCTCTGCCAGCTGGCCTTCGGCCTGCACATGGCCCTGTGGGTCCCGGCGCTGGTCTTCGTCGCGATCAACCTCGCCATCATCATACCGTCCGCGCCCAGCGGGATCGGCCCATTCGAGGCGGCCGCCGTGCTGGCATATTCCTGGTTCGGGATCAGCTCGGCGCTGGGTCTCGGCGTGGCGCTGTGCTACCATGCGGTGCAGTTCATCCCGGTGACGGTCGCCGGCGCGATAATGTACATGATCGAGATCGGCCCTGGGAATCGGAGAGAAGTACAGAAGCTGAGAAGCAGAGAAGCAAAGATAGAAGCAGGGGGCATTTGAACCTTCTCAGCCTCTCAGCCTCTCAGCTTCTCAGCTTCTTTAGATAAGGAGGCATCATGAAGGACAACTACATAGTGGGCGTCATCGGCGCGGGGAACATGGGGGAGGCGCTCATCAAGGGGCTTTTGCGCTCCAACCTCGTGCGCTCGTACGAGATTCTCGCCTCAGACGCATCGCCCGGGCGCGTGCGGCTCCTCGAGAAGACCTACGGCATCCACACCACGCGCAAGAACCACGCGGTGGTCAACGCATGCGACACGGTCATCCTCGCGGTCAAGCCGCAGGACATGGAGGGGGTCTGCGGGGGGATCAGGCCTCTCATCACGAAGGACCACCTCTTCATCTCGATCGCCGCAGGCATTGACTTCAAGCGGCTCCGCCGCTACCTCGGCGCGAGGCCCCGCCTCATAAGGGTCATGCCGAATCTGCCCGCCGTGATCGACGAGGGGATATCGGCCATCTACTGCGGCCCACGAATGCCGGAGCGCTACCGCCGCTTCGCGCACCAGGTCTTCCAGGCGGTGGGCCAGACCGTGGACGTGCGCGAGGAGAGGCTCATGGACGTGGTCACGGGGCTCTCCGGCACCGGGCCCGCCTATTTCTTCGCCATGATGGAGGCGATGGACGCGGCCGGCGTGAAGCTCGGGCTCACCCCCGCCATGTCGCGGATGCTCACGATCCAGACCGCCGTGGGCGCGGCGGAGCTGGCCTCGCACAACAGCCGCTCGCCCCGCGAACTGCGCGCGCAGGTGACCTCCAAGAAGGGGACCACATGGGCCGCCATGAAGCAGATGAAGAGGCGGAACTTCTGGAAGACCATGGAGGAGTCGGTCCGAGCGGCCACCAAGAGGGCAAGAGAGCTGAGAACATTGAAGCCGTGACTAGTGACTAGTGACTGGCGTGATGACCAAGGCGACCCGTGCATTACCGCCAGTTACCAGTCACAAGTCACCAGTCACTGATAATCTTGAAGATCAACGAGAGAAAAGACGGAGTCACGATCGAGTGCCGCGTCTCCCCGCGCGCCGGAAGGAGCCGCGTCAAGGGCATGCGGGACGGCGTGCTCCAGGTCGCCCTGGCCGCCCCCCCTGTCGAGGGCGCGGCCAACGATGAGATCATCGAGCTGCTCTCGAAGGAGCTCGGCGTGCCCAGGTCCCGCATCTCGATCCTCCGGGGCGCCCGCAGCCGCACCAAGGTGGTCCTGATTCAGGGTGTCGACAAGTCGGCATTATCCAAACTGACTTTTCAGAGTTGA
This window contains:
- a CDS encoding flippase-like domain-containing protein, which translates into the protein MKKTAITAIGWLVTAALVWVMFTRIDMGSLWAGIARAEWRYLGAAAVVNIAVILLKSLRWQLMMRPRKRARYSGIFKATMIGLAANNVLPVRGGDWLKIYLLGKWEGASRAMLASITGLDKLFEGLAILILFGLLSLHSTFPEWVLKGTVIVSIVTAASLLICILLMFHHRRASREEADVAGRLSRLAAGLGSGMLMLGSSRLILATLGLSIAICLLQIETIRLCQLAFGLHMALWVPALVFVAINLAIIIPSAPSGIGPFEAAAVLAYSWFGISSALGLGVALCYHAVQFIPVTVAGAIMYMIEIGPGNRREVQKLRSREAKIEAGGI
- a CDS encoding pyrroline-5-carboxylate reductase, giving the protein MKDNYIVGVIGAGNMGEALIKGLLRSNLVRSYEILASDASPGRVRLLEKTYGIHTTRKNHAVVNACDTVILAVKPQDMEGVCGGIRPLITKDHLFISIAAGIDFKRLRRYLGARPRLIRVMPNLPAVIDEGISAIYCGPRMPERYRRFAHQVFQAVGQTVDVREERLMDVVTGLSGTGPAYFFAMMEAMDAAGVKLGLTPAMSRMLTIQTAVGAAELASHNSRSPRELRAQVTSKKGTTWAAMKQMKRRNFWKTMEESVRAATKRARELRTLKP
- a CDS encoding YggU family protein, which produces MIILKINERKDGVTIECRVSPRAGRSRVKGMRDGVLQVALAAPPVEGAANDEIIELLSKELGVPRSRISILRGARSRTKVVLIQGVDKSALSKLTFQS